The following coding sequences lie in one Candidatus Bathyarchaeia archaeon genomic window:
- the amrS gene encoding AmmeMemoRadiSam system radical SAM enzyme has translation MRVRESLIYEHLPSNVVRCKICPRMCYIKPREKGFCRVRVNDEGKLYLLTYGALTAMNADPVEKKPLFHFWPGSKTFSISSVSCSFRCPWCQNWEISQAGPWDVGAMEVSPEQVVKLTRRYGCRSISYTYNEPIIWYEFVLDCAKLAKREGLPNILVTNGYISSEALEELSPYIDAANVDIKSFNKQFYRVYCKANLDDVLKATELMVEMGIHVELTNLIIPGLNDKMDEIEEMAEWILKTLGPNTPTHFSRFYPLYKMSHLSATPASTLVKAAEVARKIGLHYVYVGNIPGHSGENTYCPTCHEQLIGRCGFAITKWNLTNEMRCPKCCELIPIKGKYEERGTSFPRIF, from the coding sequence ATGAGAGTTAGGGAATCGCTCATCTACGAGCATCTTCCTAGCAATGTGGTGAGATGTAAAATTTGCCCTCGAATGTGTTACATCAAACCTCGGGAGAAAGGCTTCTGTAGGGTCAGAGTGAACGATGAGGGGAAACTATATCTTTTAACCTATGGGGCTCTAACAGCCATGAATGCCGATCCAGTCGAGAAGAAGCCTTTATTTCACTTCTGGCCTGGAAGTAAAACCTTCTCTATCTCTTCAGTCTCTTGCTCTTTCAGATGCCCCTGGTGTCAGAACTGGGAGATATCTCAAGCTGGTCCCTGGGATGTGGGAGCGATGGAGGTCTCTCCGGAGCAGGTTGTTAAGCTTACTAGGCGGTATGGCTGTAGAAGTATCTCTTATACCTACAACGAGCCTATAATCTGGTATGAGTTCGTACTCGACTGCGCTAAGTTAGCAAAGAGAGAGGGTCTACCTAATATTCTGGTGACAAACGGTTATATTTCATCAGAGGCACTGGAAGAGTTAAGCCCATATATCGATGCCGCCAATGTTGATATTAAAAGTTTCAACAAGCAGTTCTACCGTGTTTATTGCAAGGCTAATCTGGATGATGTTTTAAAGGCTACCGAGCTGATGGTCGAGATGGGCATTCATGTCGAGCTAACCAATTTGATAATACCTGGACTAAACGACAAAATGGACGAGATTGAAGAGATGGCCGAGTGGATACTGAAAACCTTAGGCCCGAATACGCCAACACACTTCAGCAGGTTTTATCCTCTTTATAAAATGTCACACCTCAGCGCTACTCCAGCATCAACTCTTGTCAAGGCAGCAGAGGTAGCGAGAAAGATAGGGCTACACTACGTATATGTTGGGAATATACCTGGACACAGCGGAGAGAACACGTACTGCCCAACCTGCCACGAGCAGCTAATCGGCCGCTGTGGCTTCGCAATCACGAAATGGAACCTAACAAATGAGATGAGATGCCCCAAATGCTGCGAGTTAATCCCTATAAAAGGAAAATATGAGGAGAGAGGCACAAGCTTCCCACGTATATTTTGA
- a CDS encoding TFIIB-type zinc ribbon-containing protein: MGFTTYCPECGGEMTYDINTKNYTCKSCGLTLAFHELLEAKERNLPVQEAEERRRQERKEYIKWWLSKKEK, from the coding sequence GTGGGCTTTACGACATACTGCCCTGAGTGTGGCGGGGAGATGACCTACGATATCAACACAAAAAACTATACCTGCAAGAGCTGCGGCCTCACCTTGGCTTTCCATGAACTCCTCGAAGCCAAGGAGAGAAACCTGCCAGTTCAGGAGGCTGAAGAGAGGAGGAGACAGGAACGTAAAGAATACATCAAATGGTGGCTCTCCAAGAAGGAGAAGTAA
- a CDS encoding ATP/GTP-binding protein, translating to MDGIFIVGTAGSGKSLLSAALAEWLAAKKISVSVVNLDPGAPFLPYEPQIDVRENIRVEELMERYHLGPNGAIIMAADLIAGEVERINDKLAELGTEYAIFDTPGQIELFAFRASSPYLLKELKLQQKLIIYLFDAVFCSNPLNYMSNLFLSVAVYNRFILPQLNLLSKVDLTPKEKVDEILSWGKKPDVLTNAIARELNGSTYLLAQDIVRAIMRLRLDFSLIPCSARYLDNFINVHAAIQRVLRRGEEC from the coding sequence ATGGACGGTATATTTATAGTAGGAACCGCCGGTTCTGGTAAGTCTCTACTTTCAGCCGCCCTAGCCGAGTGGTTGGCGGCGAAGAAGATAAGCGTATCCGTGGTGAACCTAGATCCTGGTGCGCCATTTCTCCCCTACGAACCTCAGATTGATGTGAGAGAGAACATAAGGGTTGAAGAGCTGATGGAGCGATATCACTTGGGCCCAAACGGGGCGATCATTATGGCGGCTGACCTGATCGCCGGCGAGGTTGAGAGAATAAACGACAAGTTGGCTGAGCTGGGCACAGAATACGCCATCTTCGATACGCCAGGGCAGATTGAGCTCTTCGCCTTCAGAGCTAGCAGCCCCTACCTGCTTAAGGAGTTAAAACTTCAACAGAAGCTCATCATATACCTTTTCGACGCTGTATTCTGCTCAAACCCTTTAAATTATATGTCAAACCTTTTCCTCTCTGTCGCGGTTTATAACCGGTTCATCCTACCGCAGCTAAACCTTCTATCAAAGGTTGATTTGACTCCGAAAGAGAAAGTGGACGAGATACTATCATGGGGGAAGAAGCCTGACGTGTTAACAAATGCGATTGCTAGAGAGCTAAATGGGTCTACTTACCTGCTTGCACAGGATATAGTCAGAGCGATAATGCGGCTTCGCCTTGATTTCTCCCTCATACCATGCTCGGCAAGATACCTAGACAACTTCATTAACGTACATGCGGCTATTCAGAGAGTCCTGAGGAGGGGTGAAGAGTGCTGA